The Synechococcus sp. RS9909 genomic interval CCGCGAAGCAAATGATTCCTGGGCTCGAGCCCGTTTCCCTCCGTGATCTCCAGGCTCTTGGGGCCAGCAAACGCTGGCCGATCGAGGGCAGTCTCGACGACCTTCCCAGCCTGACGCCAGTGCGGGGTGAACTGCAGGCGGAACATCTCGGCAATCTCCTGGCACTGCAAGGTCGATTCGAGACGATCGTCACCCTCTGCTGCGATCGCTGCCTCGGTCAGTACAACCATCGCCTCCAAGCGGATGTGGAAGAACTCATCTGGCTCGGCGATGCGGAGAACGAGACGGCCATGGCCGAAGCGGGCCTGGGTGTCGATGGAGCCCAGGGCCTGGTCGAGTGCCTCGACCCCCGCGGCAGTTTCGATCCGGAACGCTGGGTGTTCGAACAACTGAATCTGCAGCTGCCGGTGGTCAACCGCTGCGGTCTGGATTGCCCCGGCATGCCGCTCGAGCGGCCACGGTCCCCAGCGGCTGAACACCAGAACGACAGCCTCAAGGCTGAACCCAGCGATCCCCGTTGGGCCGCCCTGCGCAAGCTCCGAGGGGAGGGTTGCTGATGCAGGCGGAGTGGAGCGACCAGCTCGAGCTGTTGATCCGGGCCGCAACCCCCCTGATCTGGATCCGCAGCCAGGAGGAGGAACGGGTGGAAGCGCTGCTCGCGCAGGTCGTCAGTGAACGGCTTTCCGGACGCCAACTCGCCCGCTGGGACTTCATCACTGGCCTGCAGGGGCCGCTCAACGGCGCCGGAACAGGAGCGCGCCAGCCGATGGCGGTGCTCCAGTGGCTACAGGAGCTGGACGACAGTCGCCCCACCCTGCTGCTGCTCAAGGATTTTCACCGCTTCTGCGACGATCCGGGCATCGCCCGCATGATGCGCAACCTCACGGCACGCCTACGCGAATCGCCCCACACCCTGGTGCTGTGTCATGGCGCCTGGACACCGCCGCCGGAACTGGACGACTGCCTCACCCTTCTGGACCTGCCCCTGCCTCGTGAGCCTG includes:
- a CDS encoding DUF177 domain-containing protein — protein: MIPGLEPVSLRDLQALGASKRWPIEGSLDDLPSLTPVRGELQAEHLGNLLALQGRFETIVTLCCDRCLGQYNHRLQADVEELIWLGDAENETAMAEAGLGVDGAQGLVECLDPRGSFDPERWVFEQLNLQLPVVNRCGLDCPGMPLERPRSPAAEHQNDSLKAEPSDPRWAALRKLRGEGC